In one window of Rhizobium sp. ACO-34A DNA:
- a CDS encoding amidohydrolase has product MPILNRAAELQAEVSEWRRHLHANPEILYDVENTAAFVAEKLREFGVDEIVTGLGRTGVVGVIKGRGESNRSIGLRADMDALPIEEISGKPWASKFAGKMHACGHDGHTAMLLGAAKYLAETRNFNGRIIVIFQPAEEGGAGALAMVQDGLMERFGIEEVYGMHNMPGQPVGTFSIRKGGIMAAPDKFFITIKGRGGHAAEPHNTVDPITIGAQIVTNLQLITARNANPIRSVVVSVTRFNAGTTHNIIPEEASLTGTVRSLDEAVRDLAEKRIHEIAQGLAAANGAEAEVVYERACPVTVNHPQETEHAARAAMDIAGKDKVNTEVDPSMAGEDFAFMLQSRPGAYIMIGHGDTPGLHNPAYDFNDEVLAYGISYWVKLAEQRLTD; this is encoded by the coding sequence ATGCCGATATTGAACCGCGCTGCCGAACTCCAGGCGGAGGTCAGCGAATGGCGTCGCCATCTTCATGCCAATCCGGAAATTCTCTACGATGTCGAGAACACTGCGGCCTTCGTCGCGGAAAAGCTCAGGGAATTCGGGGTCGACGAAATCGTAACCGGGCTGGGCAGAACAGGCGTTGTGGGCGTCATCAAGGGCCGCGGTGAAAGCAACCGCTCCATCGGCCTGCGCGCCGACATGGATGCGTTGCCGATCGAGGAGATCAGCGGCAAGCCCTGGGCATCGAAGTTCGCGGGCAAGATGCATGCCTGCGGTCATGACGGCCACACGGCCATGCTGCTGGGTGCGGCAAAATATCTCGCCGAAACCCGCAATTTCAACGGCCGGATCATCGTCATCTTCCAGCCGGCGGAAGAAGGCGGCGCAGGTGCGCTCGCCATGGTCCAGGACGGGCTGATGGAACGTTTCGGCATCGAGGAAGTCTACGGCATGCATAACATGCCGGGCCAGCCGGTCGGTACCTTCTCGATCCGCAAGGGCGGCATCATGGCCGCCCCGGACAAGTTCTTCATCACCATCAAGGGCCGCGGCGGCCACGCGGCCGAACCGCATAACACGGTGGACCCGATCACCATCGGCGCCCAGATCGTCACCAACCTGCAACTGATCACCGCGCGCAACGCCAACCCCATCCGTTCCGTCGTGGTTTCCGTCACCCGCTTCAACGCCGGCACGACCCACAACATCATCCCGGAAGAGGCTTCGCTGACCGGCACCGTCCGTTCGCTCGATGAGGCCGTCCGCGACCTCGCCGAAAAGCGCATCCATGAAATTGCCCAGGGCCTTGCCGCCGCCAACGGCGCGGAAGCGGAAGTCGTCTACGAACGCGCCTGCCCGGTCACCGTCAACCATCCGCAAGAGACCGAACATGCCGCACGCGCGGCCATGGATATCGCCGGCAAGGACAAGGTCAATACCGAGGTCGACCCCTCGATGGCCGGCGAGGATTTCGCATTCATGCTGCAGTCGAGACCCGGTGCCTACATCATGATCGGCCACGGCGACACCCCCGGCCTGCATAACCCGGCCTACGACTTCAACGACGAGGTTCTGGCCTACGGCATATCCTATTGGGTCAAGCTCGCCGAGCAGCGGCTGACCGACTGA
- a CDS encoding ATP-dependent endonuclease produces the protein MATVRKIEILNFRGIQSLEWHPQPGLNCLIGPGDSGKSTILDAIDLCVGARRTAQFTDADFHALKVDAPIDISITLGDLAPSLMSVETYGIYLRGFDKDKMEIHDEPTVGLETVITLNLRVESDLEPVWSLLSDRAAAAGQSRNLSWSDRVDLAPVRIGALSDHNLSWRRGSILNKLSDETADASTALLAAAREARKVFGKDADKNLTKALDIVTTVAGELGIDVGEKARAELEAHAVSVTAGTISLHDEVGVPLRKLGIGSSRLMISGLQQRNASESSLLLVDELEHGLEPHRIIRFLGNLGAKNKDSKLQVFVTSHSPIAVRELAVGQLSIVRESDHGHEVLWAGEHPDLQGTLRVYPEAFLARSVLVCEGASEIGLIRGVDQHRSDAGKKSMHAEGTCLVDAGGYTKIMSRAQAFQKMGYRTATFRDDDYRPEESEEKAFEALGGNIFKWRDNKKLEVELFESLPVKAVKILLEKALENRSEQEVDSQLKSYSGNRLTLELVRKEIDQGDLSAAARLALGSAAGGNKEGKKSWFKTVTEMEEIGRDVVVPHWTEIDREFRKIVKALRDWTING, from the coding sequence ATGGCAACGGTCCGAAAGATCGAAATACTGAATTTCCGTGGCATCCAATCTTTGGAGTGGCATCCGCAACCGGGATTGAACTGCCTGATCGGCCCTGGCGACAGCGGAAAGTCCACCATCCTTGACGCGATCGACCTCTGCGTAGGTGCGAGACGGACGGCCCAGTTCACGGATGCAGATTTCCATGCGCTGAAGGTGGATGCCCCGATCGACATCTCCATCACCCTGGGCGACCTCGCGCCATCCCTTATGTCAGTCGAGACCTATGGGATTTATCTTCGCGGCTTCGACAAGGACAAGATGGAGATCCACGACGAGCCAACGGTCGGTCTGGAAACTGTCATCACGCTGAACCTACGCGTGGAGAGCGATCTCGAGCCTGTCTGGTCGCTCCTATCCGATCGTGCCGCGGCCGCCGGCCAGAGCAGGAATCTTTCGTGGTCGGACCGTGTCGACCTCGCGCCCGTTCGCATCGGAGCGCTGTCCGACCATAATCTATCATGGCGTCGAGGTTCCATCCTCAACAAGCTTTCCGACGAGACGGCCGACGCCTCGACGGCGCTCCTGGCCGCTGCGAGGGAGGCGAGGAAGGTCTTTGGCAAAGATGCCGACAAGAACCTGACCAAGGCGCTGGACATCGTCACCACGGTGGCGGGAGAGCTTGGCATCGACGTCGGTGAAAAGGCCCGCGCGGAGCTGGAAGCGCACGCGGTCTCTGTGACCGCCGGCACGATCTCGCTGCACGACGAGGTGGGCGTTCCGCTCAGGAAGCTGGGGATCGGTTCGTCTCGCCTGATGATTTCCGGGCTGCAGCAGAGGAACGCGAGCGAATCCTCGCTCCTCCTCGTGGACGAACTCGAGCACGGGTTGGAGCCTCATCGGATCATCCGCTTCCTCGGCAACCTCGGCGCCAAGAACAAGGATTCGAAGCTTCAGGTCTTCGTAACGAGCCACTCGCCAATCGCTGTGCGAGAGCTTGCCGTCGGGCAGCTATCCATCGTGCGCGAGAGCGACCACGGCCATGAAGTGCTATGGGCAGGCGAGCACCCGGATCTTCAGGGTACTCTAAGGGTCTATCCAGAAGCTTTCCTGGCGCGGTCCGTGCTGGTCTGCGAGGGGGCCAGCGAGATCGGCTTGATACGGGGCGTCGACCAGCACCGTTCAGATGCCGGGAAAAAGTCGATGCATGCCGAGGGTACCTGCCTGGTGGACGCGGGCGGCTACACGAAGATCATGTCTCGAGCCCAGGCGTTCCAGAAGATGGGATACCGCACTGCGACGTTCCGCGACGACGACTACCGTCCCGAAGAATCGGAAGAGAAGGCCTTCGAAGCTTTGGGCGGCAATATATTCAAGTGGCGTGACAACAAGAAGCTCGAGGTCGAACTGTTCGAGAGCCTGCCCGTGAAGGCGGTCAAAATCCTTCTGGAAAAAGCCTTGGAGAACCGGTCGGAGCAGGAAGTCGACAGCCAGCTCAAAAGCTATTCCGGTAACCGGCTCACGCTTGAGTTGGTGCGCAAGGAGATCGACCAAGGCGATCTGAGTGCGGCTGCTAGGCTTGCGCTCGGAAGTGCCGCCGGCGGCAACAAGGAGGGCAAGAAAAGCTGGTTCAAGACCGTGACCGAAATGGAGGAAATTGGTCGGGACGTCGTCGTACCCCATTGGACAGAAATCGACAGGGAGTTCCGCAAGATCGTGAAGGCACTTCGGGATTGGACCATCAATGGCTGA
- a CDS encoding transcriptional regulator, whose product MTREEILNYSQAVCDGLREDEDGFRREVLTHAGNRWSLGVIHTLGVYGRLRHADIGRRMHGVTQRMLTRTLRQLERDGLVTRHDLVEMPPRVEYELTELGMGLLIRMIPLWTWVVENSDLFRKSREDYDSRPPERPSWQTF is encoded by the coding sequence ATGACCAGAGAAGAAATCCTGAACTACTCTCAAGCTGTCTGCGACGGCCTTCGCGAGGATGAGGATGGGTTTAGACGAGAGGTTCTGACGCACGCGGGCAACAGGTGGTCGCTTGGCGTGATACACACTCTTGGGGTTTATGGCAGGCTTCGACACGCGGACATTGGAAGGCGAATGCATGGTGTGACGCAACGGATGCTGACCCGTACCCTACGCCAGCTCGAAAGAGATGGCCTCGTCACGCGCCACGATCTTGTTGAGATGCCACCTCGCGTAGAATATGAGCTGACCGAATTGGGTATGGGTCTTCTCATCCGCATGATCCCGCTGTGGACATGGGTTGTGGAGAATTCCGACTTGTTTAGAAAATCACGCGAAGATTATGATTCTCGTCCGCCAGAAAGGCCTTCCTGGCAGACGTTCTGA
- a CDS encoding aromatic alcohol reductase — MNEPLSGVKSRNILVLGAGELGMPVLRNLARRSKDIEGAKISVLLRASAVSSDSSSKQRDIAEIRDLGIEIVVGDLVNSSIDELASLFAQYDTVIGCTGYAAGINTPMKLARAALESGVPRYFPWQFGVDFEAIGRGGPQDIFDAQLDVRELLRSQDKTEWVIISTGMFMSYLFEPEFGVVDLEKSTVNALGSFDTAVTLTTPDDIGMLTAEIVFYEPTISNEIVFLAGDTVTYGELADKLEAGLSRPFSRSEWTVPVLMEELAKDPQNMMRKYRAAFGIGRGMAWNKASTFNVREGIEVTDVSDWINANLRGK; from the coding sequence ATGAATGAACCCCTTTCCGGCGTGAAGTCACGCAACATCCTAGTGCTAGGTGCTGGTGAGCTTGGAATGCCTGTCCTGCGTAATCTGGCTCGTCGCTCGAAGGACATAGAAGGAGCAAAGATAAGCGTCCTACTGCGCGCAAGCGCCGTAAGCTCCGACTCTTCGTCCAAGCAGCGTGATATTGCCGAGATTCGTGATTTAGGCATTGAGATCGTCGTGGGCGATTTGGTGAACAGCTCCATCGACGAACTGGCATCCTTATTCGCGCAATACGACACGGTCATCGGTTGCACAGGCTATGCAGCGGGGATCAACACCCCGATGAAGCTTGCCAGAGCGGCTTTGGAGTCTGGGGTTCCGCGCTATTTCCCGTGGCAGTTCGGTGTCGACTTCGAAGCGATTGGTCGAGGTGGTCCGCAGGATATTTTCGACGCTCAGCTCGATGTGCGTGAACTTTTGCGCTCTCAGGATAAAACCGAATGGGTCATCATCTCTACCGGTATGTTCATGAGTTATCTGTTCGAGCCCGAATTCGGAGTCGTTGATCTGGAAAAAAGCACTGTCAATGCCCTTGGCAGCTTCGATACCGCTGTCACGCTGACGACTCCCGACGACATCGGCATGCTCACTGCAGAAATTGTCTTCTACGAGCCGACCATCAGCAACGAAATCGTCTTTCTAGCAGGTGATACGGTCACCTATGGCGAGCTCGCGGACAAGCTTGAAGCCGGTTTGAGCAGGCCATTCAGCCGATCCGAATGGACAGTTCCAGTCCTGATGGAAGAGTTGGCAAAGGACCCGCAGAACATGATGCGCAAGTACCGCGCAGCGTTTGGTATCGGGCGCGGCATGGCATGGAACAAGGCCAGCACCTTCAACGTGCGCGAAGGCATCGAGGTTACGGATGTATCCGATTGGATTAACGCCAATCTTCGCGGCAAGTAA
- a CDS encoding RNA polymerase subunit sigma yields the protein MATRTTRRDAQMEVVDLIPALRAFARTFCSKAEDVDDLVQETLLNALANLDKFEPGTRLKSWLFTIMRNSFCTRIRRRSRESVGLPDDIAEHLTIEASQDWCAQADDVRRALYRLPEHHREMLILIVMLGERYRDAADICGCPMGTVKSRLNRARMQLRRELGERPEEMSRPYL from the coding sequence TTGGCAACCCGCACAACACGGCGCGATGCGCAAATGGAAGTGGTGGACCTGATCCCCGCGTTGCGGGCCTTCGCCAGAACCTTCTGCTCGAAAGCGGAAGACGTCGACGATCTCGTACAGGAAACGCTGCTGAACGCACTTGCCAACCTCGACAAGTTCGAGCCCGGCACGCGGCTGAAATCATGGCTGTTCACGATCATGCGCAACAGCTTCTGCACGCGCATTCGTCGCCGCAGCCGCGAGAGTGTCGGCCTGCCGGACGATATTGCCGAACACCTCACAATCGAGGCAAGTCAGGACTGGTGCGCACAGGCTGACGATGTGCGCAGGGCGCTCTACCGTCTGCCGGAGCATCACAGGGAAATGCTGATCCTGATTGTCATGCTCGGAGAGCGCTACAGGGATGCGGCCGATATCTGTGGATGTCCCATGGGAACCGTGAAAAGCCGTCTCAACCGCGCACGCATGCAGTTGCGAAGGGAACTGGGTGAGCGACCGGAAGAGATGAGCCGACCCTATCTCTGA
- a CDS encoding heavy metal translocating P-type ATPase encodes MRTISTFVRDYSAAVLAVLALFALGGGGLFLFLGRPDLASLAWYAGTGIVLAALAMEILRSLAKGHFGVDVIAGLSMSAALVFGEPLAGAIVALMYAGGQQLENFAEGRARREMTALLGRVAHTAMRYVDGRLEEVPIEDLCPGDHILVRRGEVVPVDGLLLSERADIDMSALTGEALPVRLARRAEVASGGTVVGGAFDVEVLRRSDESTYAGIVRLVEGAQQSRAPMMRLADRYAVWFLLLTLAIAGAAWWASGDGTRALAVLVVATPCPLILAVPVAIISGLSRAASRGVLVKSGGALETLARIRTAVLDKTGTLTSGQAGVVAIRTTGVVPEGEVLRLAASLDQASNHVSAEALVREARARGMTLSTPFDIVETPGSGLEGRLDGRSVVVGGSDFVHERCSVGDPYMLGRDLPPGTAVVALGVDGKVAGIILLSDRLRADAGSAIKAFRAEGVRRFVLASGDRTDVVEAAGKLLGVDEIRGDLLPGEKVEIVLAERKNGPVMMIGDGVNDAPALAAADVGVAMGARGAAASSETADVVLLVDMLDRLPQALAIARRARRIARQSVLAGLALSLAAMVVAAFGYLPPVQGALLQELVDVAVILNALRALRG; translated from the coding sequence ATGAGAACCATTTCGACGTTCGTGCGCGACTATAGTGCCGCAGTTCTGGCCGTGCTGGCGCTTTTCGCGCTTGGCGGCGGCGGACTTTTCCTTTTCCTTGGTCGACCCGATCTTGCATCGCTTGCCTGGTATGCGGGAACAGGAATTGTTCTTGCCGCACTTGCCATGGAAATCCTGCGATCGCTGGCCAAAGGGCATTTCGGTGTCGATGTGATCGCCGGGCTTTCTATGTCTGCCGCGCTTGTCTTCGGGGAGCCTCTGGCCGGCGCCATCGTGGCGCTGATGTATGCCGGCGGGCAGCAGCTTGAAAACTTTGCCGAGGGGCGTGCTCGGCGCGAAATGACAGCGCTTCTCGGCCGTGTGGCGCATACCGCCATGCGTTATGTCGACGGGCGGCTGGAAGAGGTTCCTATCGAGGATCTCTGTCCCGGCGACCATATCCTGGTGCGCCGTGGCGAAGTCGTGCCCGTCGACGGGCTGCTCCTGTCCGAGCGGGCGGATATCGACATGTCGGCGCTGACAGGGGAGGCTCTTCCCGTCCGGCTCGCCCGGCGGGCCGAAGTGGCGAGCGGCGGCACGGTGGTCGGCGGCGCCTTCGATGTCGAGGTGTTGCGGCGCTCTGACGAGAGCACTTATGCCGGTATCGTGCGGCTGGTGGAGGGTGCCCAGCAAAGCCGCGCACCAATGATGCGACTAGCCGATCGCTATGCCGTCTGGTTCCTGTTGCTGACGCTTGCGATTGCGGGCGCGGCGTGGTGGGCGAGCGGCGATGGGACAAGGGCGCTTGCGGTTCTGGTCGTCGCGACGCCCTGTCCGCTCATTCTCGCCGTGCCTGTTGCGATCATTTCGGGACTGTCGCGGGCGGCTTCCCGCGGTGTGCTGGTCAAGAGTGGTGGGGCGCTGGAAACGCTCGCCAGAATCCGGACGGCAGTTCTCGACAAGACGGGTACACTGACCAGCGGACAGGCAGGAGTGGTCGCGATCCGCACGACCGGTGTCGTGCCGGAGGGCGAGGTCCTGAGGCTCGCGGCGTCGCTTGACCAGGCGTCAAATCATGTCAGTGCCGAAGCGCTGGTGCGCGAGGCCCGGGCACGCGGCATGACGCTTTCCACCCCCTTCGATATCGTGGAGACGCCCGGTTCCGGCCTTGAGGGCCGGCTCGATGGGCGTTCCGTAGTGGTCGGCGGAAGCGACTTCGTGCATGAGAGATGTTCGGTCGGCGATCCCTATATGCTGGGGCGCGACCTGCCGCCCGGAACCGCGGTTGTCGCGCTGGGTGTCGATGGCAAGGTGGCGGGCATCATTCTTCTCTCGGACCGTCTTCGCGCGGATGCGGGCTCGGCGATCAAGGCTTTCCGTGCTGAGGGCGTCCGTCGCTTCGTGCTTGCCTCGGGCGACCGTACCGATGTGGTGGAGGCCGCTGGAAAGCTGTTGGGCGTCGATGAGATCCGCGGCGACCTGCTGCCGGGCGAGAAGGTCGAGATCGTGCTGGCCGAGCGAAAGAACGGTCCGGTGATGATGATCGGAGACGGCGTCAACGATGCTCCGGCGCTGGCTGCCGCCGATGTTGGCGTGGCCATGGGTGCCCGAGGTGCTGCGGCATCTTCCGAAACCGCCGACGTGGTATTGCTGGTCGACATGCTGGATCGTCTTCCGCAGGCATTGGCGATTGCCCGAAGGGCGCGACGGATCGCGCGGCAAAGCGTTCTGGCCGGTCTCGCCTTGTCGCTGGCCGCGATGGTCGTTGCCGCTTTCGGTTATCTTCCTCCTGTCCAGGGCGCGCTGCTGCAGGAATTGGTCGACGTCGCGGTGATCCTGAACGCCCTGCGGGCGCTGCGCGGTTGA
- a CDS encoding 1-deoxy-D-xylulose-5-phosphate reductoisomerase: MTTDSGRPRRLTILGSTGSIGVNTLDVVRQLGGRDALDVMALTGNGNIELLAQQARETGAKLAVTADESQYMTLKDALSGSGVDVAAGVSGLDEAASLEAEWVMAAIVGTAGLAPTLKAASRGADIALANKECLVSAGELFVEAVKAGGGRLIPVDSEHSAIFQCLDNDQRHALERIVLTASGGPFRTYTREQMANVTVETARTHPNWSMGLKISVGSASMFNKALEMVEAKHLFGLRPDQVEVIVHPQSIVHSMVGYSDGSIIAQLGAPDMRTAIGYALTYPKRPKLDVERLDFAKLARLDFEAPDEKRFPALRLARTAMERGGVQAAVMNAAEETAFNAFVAGRIGFLGMAEIVEDVMERLISLPPARTITEVFAADSEARRTAAQVIAIREQAA; encoded by the coding sequence ATGACGACGGATAGCGGCAGGCCGCGGCGCCTCACAATCCTCGGTTCAACCGGTTCGATCGGCGTCAACACGCTTGATGTCGTCCGCCAGCTCGGTGGCAGGGATGCCCTCGACGTGATGGCACTCACCGGCAACGGCAACATCGAGCTTCTGGCACAGCAGGCGCGCGAGACGGGCGCGAAGCTCGCGGTCACCGCCGACGAAAGCCAGTACATGACGCTGAAGGATGCGCTTTCCGGCAGCGGCGTCGATGTAGCAGCAGGAGTCTCAGGGCTCGATGAAGCCGCAAGCCTGGAAGCCGAATGGGTCATGGCGGCGATTGTCGGCACGGCAGGGCTTGCCCCGACGCTGAAGGCCGCAAGCCGTGGCGCCGACATCGCACTCGCCAACAAGGAATGCCTGGTCTCCGCAGGCGAACTCTTCGTCGAGGCAGTCAAGGCTGGCGGCGGCCGGTTGATCCCGGTCGACAGCGAGCACAGCGCCATCTTCCAGTGTCTCGACAACGACCAGCGACACGCGCTGGAGCGGATCGTGCTCACCGCCTCGGGCGGCCCGTTCCGCACCTATACCCGCGAGCAGATGGCGAATGTCACCGTCGAGACGGCCAGAACCCATCCCAACTGGTCGATGGGCCTGAAGATCTCCGTCGGCAGTGCCTCGATGTTCAACAAGGCGCTGGAGATGGTCGAGGCCAAGCATCTCTTCGGCCTTCGTCCCGATCAGGTCGAGGTGATCGTCCACCCCCAGTCCATCGTCCATTCCATGGTCGGTTACAGCGACGGTTCCATCATCGCCCAGCTCGGCGCGCCGGATATGCGCACCGCCATCGGTTACGCACTGACCTATCCGAAGCGTCCGAAGCTGGACGTGGAGCGGCTCGACTTCGCAAAGCTGGCGCGGCTCGATTTCGAAGCGCCTGACGAGAAGCGCTTTCCGGCGCTACGGCTTGCCCGTACCGCGATGGAGCGCGGCGGCGTTCAGGCCGCCGTCATGAATGCCGCGGAAGAAACCGCCTTCAACGCCTTCGTCGCCGGCCGGATCGGCTTCCTCGGCATGGCTGAGATCGTCGAAGACGTGATGGAAAGGCTCATCTCATTGCCCCCGGCAAGAACCATCACGGAAGTCTTCGCCGCGGATTCGGAGGCGAGACGAACCGCCGCACAGGTTATCGCGATCCGGGAACAGGCAGCCTGA
- a CDS encoding esterase yields the protein MTVADRVNRMIDQAVEQERNTGAVVLVYRNGEPLLRRAAGFSDREAGIPMQIDSIFRYSSITKPIVAATALAMIDAGLFGLDDRVSRYLPWFRPKTADGIEAPITIRHLLTHTSGLVYDQGLELLPDDRAITLGIADTDLGLEENFARHNDIPLASAPGERWAYSFATDILGGVVAAVHGDTLEAAVVHYVAGPLGMRDARFHVTDPERLTVAYGDGATRPVRMPDPWVAGEDAGWRAVFSPSRIFNPKAFQSGGAGMAGTADDLLKLLETLRTGGAPILKYETVEAGLSNQIGDIEGEPGARFGFFGAVITDSREAGTALPPGAVQWGGVYGNSWFIDPAEGLTVVSMTNTALEGCMGFYPEMLRRAVYGHR from the coding sequence ATGACTGTTGCAGACCGCGTCAACCGGATGATCGATCAGGCCGTCGAGCAGGAGCGCAATACCGGCGCCGTCGTGCTGGTCTATCGCAACGGCGAGCCGCTGCTGAGGCGTGCTGCCGGGTTCTCCGACCGGGAAGCCGGTATCCCGATGCAGATCGACAGCATCTTCCGTTATTCCTCCATCACCAAGCCTATCGTGGCGGCAACGGCGCTGGCGATGATCGATGCGGGCCTGTTCGGGCTCGATGACCGGGTTTCGCGGTATCTCCCATGGTTCCGGCCGAAGACCGCCGACGGGATCGAGGCGCCGATCACCATCCGGCACCTCCTCACCCACACCTCCGGTCTCGTCTATGATCAGGGGCTGGAGCTTCTTCCCGATGACAGGGCGATCACGCTCGGAATTGCCGACACGGATCTCGGGCTGGAGGAGAACTTCGCGCGTCACAACGATATTCCGCTCGCCTCTGCGCCGGGCGAGCGTTGGGCCTACTCCTTCGCGACGGATATCCTTGGCGGCGTCGTGGCCGCCGTGCATGGCGACACTCTGGAAGCGGCTGTGGTTCACTACGTTGCGGGCCCACTTGGAATGCGGGATGCGCGTTTTCATGTCACCGATCCCGAACGCCTGACGGTGGCCTATGGAGATGGCGCGACGCGGCCGGTCCGGATGCCGGATCCCTGGGTTGCCGGGGAAGATGCCGGCTGGAGGGCCGTCTTTTCTCCTTCGCGGATCTTCAATCCGAAGGCATTCCAGTCCGGTGGCGCCGGCATGGCGGGCACGGCGGATGATCTTCTCAAGCTTTTGGAAACGCTTCGCACCGGGGGTGCGCCGATCCTTAAATATGAGACCGTCGAGGCGGGCCTCTCCAACCAGATCGGGGATATCGAGGGCGAACCCGGTGCGCGGTTCGGCTTCTTCGGGGCGGTGATCACGGATTCGCGGGAGGCGGGAACCGCGCTGCCGCCCGGCGCGGTGCAGTGGGGCGGCGTCTACGGCAATAGCTGGTTCATCGATCCGGCCGAGGGCCTGACCGTTGTCAGCATGACGAACACGGCGCTGGAAGGCTGCATGGGGTTCTATCCCGAAATGCTGCGTCGCGCCGTCTACGGGCACCGCTGA
- a CDS encoding 5-aminolevulinic acid synthase, which produces MDFEAFFKSELEGLHEEGRYRVFADLERQQGNFPRATRYTKDGQHDVTVWCSNDYLGMGQNASVIEAMKSTIDHCGAGAGGTRNISGTNHYHVLLERELADLHGKESALIFTSGYISNWATLGTLGQKIPGLIIFSDALNHASMIEGIRYAKCERVIWKHNDLKDLEAKLAAADPKAPKLIAFESVYSMDGDISPIKEICDLADKYGAMTYLDEVHAVGMYGPRGGGVAEREGLMDRLTIIEGTLGKAFGVMGGYITASTALCDFIRSFASGFIFTTALPPALAAGAVASIRHLKTSQIERFAHQERVRRLRSMLDARGIPHMPNPSHIVPVMVGDASKCKWISDILLDNFNIYVQPINYPTVPKKTERLRITPTPLHSDGDIDHLVGALHQLWSRCALARAVA; this is translated from the coding sequence ATGGATTTCGAAGCGTTTTTCAAGAGCGAGCTGGAAGGCCTTCACGAAGAAGGTCGCTACCGGGTTTTCGCGGATCTTGAACGGCAGCAGGGCAATTTTCCCCGCGCCACGCGCTACACCAAGGATGGTCAGCACGACGTTACCGTCTGGTGCTCCAACGACTATCTGGGCATGGGCCAGAACGCGTCCGTGATCGAGGCGATGAAGTCGACCATCGATCACTGTGGCGCGGGTGCGGGAGGCACCCGGAATATTTCTGGCACCAACCACTACCACGTCCTTCTCGAGCGCGAACTTGCCGACCTGCACGGCAAGGAATCGGCGCTGATCTTCACCTCCGGCTATATTTCCAACTGGGCGACGCTCGGTACGCTCGGCCAGAAGATCCCCGGCCTCATCATCTTCTCCGATGCGCTCAACCACGCCTCGATGATCGAGGGCATCCGCTATGCCAAGTGCGAGCGGGTGATCTGGAAGCACAACGACCTCAAAGACCTCGAAGCCAAGCTGGCGGCAGCCGATCCCAAGGCGCCGAAGCTGATCGCTTTCGAATCGGTCTATTCGATGGATGGCGATATCTCGCCGATCAAGGAAATCTGCGATCTCGCCGACAAGTATGGCGCGATGACCTATCTCGATGAAGTACATGCCGTCGGCATGTACGGTCCGCGTGGCGGCGGCGTTGCCGAACGCGAGGGCCTGATGGATCGCCTGACCATCATCGAAGGTACGCTCGGCAAGGCCTTCGGCGTCATGGGCGGCTACATCACGGCGTCCACCGCGCTTTGCGACTTCATCCGTTCCTTCGCATCCGGCTTCATCTTCACGACGGCCCTGCCTCCGGCGCTGGCTGCCGGCGCTGTTGCCTCGATCCGTCACCTGAAGACGAGCCAGATCGAGCGCTTCGCCCATCAGGAGCGTGTCCGCCGCCTGCGTTCCATGCTCGATGCCCGCGGCATTCCGCACATGCCGAACCCGAGCCACATCGTTCCGGTGATGGTCGGCGACGCTTCTAAGTGCAAGTGGATCTCGGACATTCTGCTCGACAACTTCAACATCTATGTCCAGCCGATCAACTATCCGACCGTGCCGAAGAAGACCGAGCGCCTGCGTATCACGCCGACGCCGCTGCACTCGGATGGCGATATCGATCATCTGGTGGGCGCATTGCACCAGCTGTGGTCGCGTTGTGCGCTTGCCCGCGCCGTGGCTTGA